TCATTTTTGGTACAAGTGACTAAAATGCTTGTAGATCACTGTAGTTGCTTCAtatttttaaacctgttttagCTACTTTGAAACTAGAAATATATAACTCTTAGCTACAGTGTGGATAAGAGGGAATCATTAATATTTAGACTACTTGACAAGGTGTTGAAAAGCTGACAACAGGATAAACAAACAGGTGTAGAACACTACCCAGTAAACAGTGTCTATTTAGAAAAACTGACCATTAGATGGACatgttttaaacatgtattaaGTCAGTGGATGTGAAGAAAAATTGACCATTAGCTAAACATACACTGTCATAgcattacaatgtataaaactTCTCCCTAGTAAGCACCTGTTGAGATAAACTGACAACAAGTTGGAAGCATGTCAAAACTGTTGTCCACACATGAATGTTGAGAAACACTAGTTATGAGTAAAAACGTAAAGCTGTTATCTAAATGGTCTTTAAAGAAAGCCTGACATTTAGAGAGACATatggaaaaaaaaggaaagagcAAACACTAGAAACAGAAATGTGTTTATAAGTGCAGAACGTGCATATAAAAAATAGGATATGAAGGACATGTCTCAAAAACTCATTCTAAAACTGGAGATATGATGTGTTAACCTTTAAGTGATGAAATTTTAAACTAATGATTACATACACATTGTCTAGAATGAAAAAACTGTAGAAATGTCAGAGAAACCCCAATGTACACTGCAAGAGATAACAGTGATTATAAAATAAGGACAAAAATTAAAGGtctttcacttgtttataagtCAAAGAAACCTGACCACAACCAgattaattataagaaattagTGAATGACCAACTAACAACATTTATGTTTGAACTTTTATTGAATACAACAAAAACCAGGTCAACTAATTACTATCCACACCTATACAAAATTTAGCCCAAAGCAAACTAATTCATACTTGTGGCCAAATAAGCCCATCAgttcatatataattttatctaaaattataCCAAGTAATATTGAGCAGAACGTAGGTTGTATGGTCTTATAGTCAAAGATTTGTCAGTTTACTATAGGTGTAATTGTATTTCAGTAGAACTAAGCGCTAGTGTCAAATGTTAAGTGTATCAGTTTACTATAAGTCTAactgtactttaatagaactaaGCAGTGGACATCAAATGTTAAGCGTATCAGTTTACTATATGCTTAACTATACTTTAAGAGAACTGCTATATGGTCAAATGTTAAGTGTATCAGTTTACTAAAGGTCTAACTGTATTTTAACAGAGTTGTGTACTAAACAGTCACATGTTAAGTATATCAGTTTACTAAAGGTCTAACTGTATTTTAACAGAGTTGTGTATTAAACAGTCATATGTTAAGTATATCAGTTTACTAAAGGTCTAACTGTATCTTAACAGAGTTGTGTACTAAACAGTCACATGTTAAGTATATCAGTTTACTAAAGGTCTAACTGTATCTTCACAGAGTTGTGTACTAAAGTCATATGTTAAGTATATCAGTTTACTAAAGGTCTAACTGTATTTTAACAGAGTTGTGTACTAAACAGTCATATGTTAAGTATATCAGTTTACTAAAGGTCTAACTGTACTTTAACAGAGCTACGTACTAGACAGTCACATGTTACGTGTATGAACTTGCTATAGTTCTAACTGTACTGTAATATAtagtaaagaagtaaaatatatggtcagtatcttttatttctttctgtacTTGTACCAAGTAACAGTTTTAATAGAGGAATTTTGTAAGGATGTTACATTTTTTCTGGGATATTCTATGTTTGgattatataaatgttaatgtttctgctgtataataaaaatataaaaagtaataatacattttcttatatAGTAAGATTGCTGTTTATAGAATAATTAATTGACAGACAATGGAATAGGCCCAACTTTCCAGCTCACAATTATTGCAATGTGAAATGTGGTTATTACTACACAAATGTAATTCAATTTCTTTACTTTACAGAGCCCTCTGTCATTTAAAAAAATGGTGACACTATATACTAACTTTGAACCATTCATGCCTATATAATGTcagtttattctttaaaaaacctATTTGTGGAACGTAAGTTTTTGAggacaatttttgtttaataaaatatttgaaacatttaccTGTTGATGACCCAGTACTATGgactgtaaaaattaaaataagtttatctACTCTGAAGGTTGCTCTTGTTTTACTATTGAACCCATTACTCAGCGTGAAAGGTATCTCACTAAACGACAACTTCTGAAACTTAGTATGAACTGTTTTTATATTGGTTAGATTGTAGTTCTTTATAGGCCTCTTGATCTATAATGATTATGTTGTATGGATAAAAATAACACTGCTAACGAGATCTATGGGTTACtttgtaaaacaataacaacatgacTCAGTTTATAAATGTCTGGTCTTGTTACGTTTGAGCTACTACTTATGCGCTTAACTGGTGAATTAATGTAAGTGTGGACAAAATATACACTTAAGTTCACGAAACTATTTTTATTCTCTTATCTTTTGATTTTATAACATCATTCTGCAGTACTAAAATTCCTAAATCAATCCATAGGGTCAGAATCATCCACCTATAACTAACACCACAGTACTTCTCCACGACCTGTAacctttgtttcttttcatatcaGTAATTCTTGAACATCAGTACACCTCTAAACAATCcctgatataaaatgttttgagtATAACCACATACTTAAACACTTTTAGCTTCTTTAAGATGTAAGTTAGGTCATCCAAGCTTTAATGTACgttatttttctctgtttgtatttcacataatattaatcttaaatttaatacataaatacttCTTGGTATCTGATGTGCAGAAAACCTTGCAGTTTTCAGTATTTCCACTCTAACAGTAGCTTACACAACACATACTagtgttttataaacattctcatttaaaaaaacaattaataatgtcATCTGACAATAGGTCAGGGTATATTCTTTTATATGgcaattgtaataataaaataccatTATCCAATGTACTTCTGGTTCATACAtgatttttaattgtataaagaaactaataaaataaattgtttggaaAAAATAAGTCATGTTCTTCCATACAGTTGTTTTAACATCGATTACAACTAATCAAAGTGGTATTGGACAGTTTGAGACCCTATGGATGGATTTTGATGTGATAAGTAACTTTTTCTAACACTCAATGCTCGAAGAACAAATTTCTAGGTGGAAGGCCTGAAACAGAAAAAACACCATGCAAAGTGGCTGATGTAAATTAATAGCTGAAGCCTAGAAACATTATATGAACTTATTCTGTTGGATGACACCATGCTTGTAGCTGCTAAGTAACATTCAATTTTCTAACAAATCCATCTCAGTCATTACCAAGGCACACACCAAAATATGATGCTTGACTGCAATAAAACAGCCAACAGTTTAACTCGAGACAATCATACATGGTTTTCAAGATCTCTTCAGAAGTAGCCAACAGAAGAACCAAAGAATATAAAGCAGCGTTTAATGAAACTCATTTTGAGAGTATTATGATTGGTCCAGGCAGATatccttcaaaaataaaataatgggaTATTTTATGATAATCCACTCTCAATGGACATCATCCTTCTTACTGAATAACACAACATCTGCATTTTGGTTTTTTCTTTATGACAACAGACTCCACTTGAGAGGAGTCAGCTGGTGGTACAACAATTCCATGTTGAACTTCTACAATAGCTGGTTCTGATGGACTTGCAGTTTTTGGTGCATCACCATTCACATCAGCCTTAGCAGAAGTGACACTGTTAGCCACTGATGGCACTATATTTACTTCTTTTGCTTTGTCAACTTCATCCACTGTTGGTTCCTGGACTAAGTCTTCCAGCCCTGAGTCTTCACGCTCTCCTTTGGTAGGAGTTATTGGTTTTCCTTCTTTGATGAGGCAGACTATAGATTCTGCTTCTTTACTTAGGTCTCCATCAGGTCTGAAGGGGTTATCAATCCCATTTTCAGAGCTATTCAACAGAAAGAACAAGTTTACAATGTATATCATCCAATTACATTCTCAGATTATTCATTAAGGTAGTCTGATGCAAGGAAATACTTTTCAGAACCACAGATGAATAAAACTGTTCATAAGGCAAGTTGCTGAGCAACTGTGATGGAAATGGTGATATCAAGAGAAAATTTAATCTATAAATCAACATATCAGATAACTGATACAATAATAATTCAATATGTAGTAAGTACCACAAACACAGTTTCTGTATACAGTAATCAACACTGTAAGTTAACTTATGCATAAGAGTTCACTTCCTACAATcataaaaagtaacaaattaaaactactatatatatataaaaaacaaacaacttttaccTTGGATATAAACTTGTACTACTACAAAATTCATTCACAGATGGTTACTATAAAAAGTATACAAGTACAAAACACAAGTTCtccaaaaattattattttgaatagaaacaaataatgactataaaacTTGCACAAAGGTTTCACACTTCATGAATTAACTACCTTTGTGACATAGCTTCAAGCAGTAACTAGTAAACATGTGCTTATTTAAAACACTGGCTGAAAATATTATAGCTATGTTTGCCAAAAGTTTCTTTCTGAaatgatttataataaaatcCTTCGTAAAATTATTAAGAATAGTAAAATGATACCTTCCTTCTTTAACACAATGTCAATATGAGATAATGGTTCCAAATGTTTCCACACCAATATAACATACttgtcacaaaaattattttaagaagcaACCAACTATTTTATGTAACTTATTATAAACTGTCATTAAATACAAGCTGTGTATGAATGAGCACTTTAATCAGCATGTACAGCTTCACTGtatattgtacatatttataaatatataaattttagttgTAATGAACACTACCATGACATCTAGATAGATGGTACTGTGCAACTGACCAGATCAAGCAGAAATTGACAGTACCGTACGACATCCGTGGAGCTGACCACATCGAGCGGTAATTGACAGTACCGTACGACATCCGTGCAGCTGACCACATCGAGCGGTAATTGACAGTACCGTACGACATCCGTGCAGCTGACCACATCGAGCGGTAATTGACAGTACCGTACGACATCCGTGCAGCTGACCGCATCGAGCGGTAATTGACTGTACCTAACGACATCCGTGCAGCTGGCCGCATCTAGCGGTAATTGACAGTACCGTACGACATCCGTGCAGCTGGCCGCATCTAGCGGTAATTGACAGTACCGTACGACATCCGTGCAGCTGGCCGCATCTAGCGGTAATTGACAGTACTGTACGACATCCGTGCAGCTGGCCACATCAAGCTGTAATTCACATTACTGTATGACATCTCTGCAGCTTGCCACATCAAGCTGTAATTCACATTACTGTATGACATCTGTGCAGCTGGCCACATCAAGCTGTAATTAACATTACTGTATGACATCTACACTATTGATtacataaagtaataattaaGCCACTGTTTGACTCCTATGTAAGTAGTGACTCTTTATGTTATAATTAACtctattatttgtgttatttttcatgCTAGTTCTGaagaagaaattaatattaatacaaactttGTATTCAGATTATTATGTAACAGTTAACATTGGAGTTATTCAGGTACATATACTGTTAGATAATTAATTGAAACATATACTATGAAACACTGTAACAACAGCCTGTATATATAGTCATTAACACTAAACTAAACCATCAGGTATCTTCTCTGTCCTtactaataacaatatactgAAAATACTACCAAGTGTTTCAAGTGGTTTCCCAGCCATACTGAAGAAACCCTATACTATTTAAATTGCTCTGTAAACTAAATGTATACGATAAATTTGCAACAGttttacttgatttttttaacaataaatatttatttttataacattttttcattttaagaacGAAGTACATCCTGTGAAATGTAATAATGCCACTggtatgtaaattataaatatgtaatcTACAAAAAAGTGTGTAACTATTTTTAAGTTAGATAACTTGAAATGAAAAATCGAAATAATCATCGAATTTATATGTAAGTTTTGTAAAACACATGCATAATAATACAGCTAAaactaacaatttataataatgctcATTTCTAACTAACTAATTTTTAATACGGGTTTCCCTCTTTCCTTTAATATCCTATTAACCACACCTTTCTCTCGGTACTGTAACGTAGTAAAGTCGCAATCGAGCATCTACGTGGCTCGCCATTTCAGTTTTCACTTCTCAGGTGAAAGTAGGCCTACCAATATCATTGCACGATGGTACTTCACGGCACTACCGAGGAGTAATACAACGCAAACACGTTTAACAGTAGGTTTTGTGacaatcacacacaaaaaaatgaaaaggCAAACATGACAAATCAGGAAGTTTTTGTTCATACAAGATTAAAAGTATGCATCGTCACTCAGTTCAAGATCAAAGATACATCTCTCTGCGCAAGTACACAAGCATTAGCTTACTCCTGTACCCTGGATAACAGAGAGTTAAGAGATGATTAAATGAGGTTTAACAATTGCCAACAAAGCCAATATCGCCCTTTATCACGTactgaaatattttggaaaagaTAATCGCTAACTGAATTATAGTCACTTCTTGGAAAAACTTCGAATCACGATGTTATTAAAACACCGTAAAAAGACATTGACAAAATATCTACAATTATAAAACAAGACATTCATAACATAACTGACTGATTCTGGGCTCCTTATGTGGGTAAGCAGCGCCGCCACGGGTGCGGCTTACGGAGAATGCGTCTTTCTCCGTGCGTGGTTCGTGCAGTATATAGAAGCAAGAATATCCTGTGTGCGCAACACCACAGTGATGGTACAGCGCTATTTATAACAGACCAACATGCCAAACTGTCGAAATTTTTGCTACTTTCCTAGTCAGTCGAGGCTAGAAAAGCAGATAAGATTCGCTTTACATGTGTTACTTCATCGTTCGGGCGCAAACTTTCGGaaaattgttttctgttatcGTGTGAGAAAAAATATACCAATAGCGGTTATAGGCCAGTTTTAGGGTAGATAACGAAATATACAGCCAGAATACATCGGTACTTTCCATACATCAGGTAAAAATCAGCCAGCCAACTTTGAATACGACTATTTCTCTCCAACTAACAGCCAGAGTGAGAAGGCTGACAACGATATACTATCAGACAGCTACATGTGAATATGTCATATAACTCTACGAGTAATACCATACAAGTCTtcattaagaaattaacaaaaaaagttTTGCACACCAAGGACGGCACAATTACTTGAATTTAGAGATAAATGCAGACGCTGAAAATATTTATTCGTATTGATCTTACCTTTTCTTAGGTCCATAAGATGGCGCTTCAGTTGATGGTGTGGAAGTCATGTTAGAAGGAATGATGAAGTCGAAAGGAAATTTCGTGGATTCTGGTGTGAGGACTAAAACAGGCTTCTGAGATTCAAAGAGCGAGACTCGAACTCGAGAGGGAGAAAGGCCTTCACTGCAAAAAAGACAGATAGTACAGGGAATAAGactaagttttctttatttgaagtcACACCATAAGTAGTATTATTAACACAGCAAGGATTCATGGAAATTAAGTCAAGAGTAGACACATTTCACGTTCAGCCATCAATACTTTAGAACACATTTCATTTGTCCTGACTGTCAGTCTTATTAGGAGAATGATAAAAAGACATATTTTAGATGCAAAGAATCTTTTATTTGTGCGAGTTTTATCAGCAATGTCTGATGCTAAACCAGAATTTCTAATGTGATTTTTCTGATAAGTGCTGTTACCGTTTTTGTGTGTGGTATCCGGCTTGAAAgtctaatgttttataatagaAGTTCTGATATCCGTGAAAATATGTGTGGTTTTCAAGCAGAAGTAATGTTGGTGTGAAACAGATATTGAAGTAATGTTGGTAATCAAACGGATACTAAAGTAATGCTGGTATCAAAGATATTGATGTTGGTGTCAAACAGATATTGAGGTAATGTTGATGTCACACGGATATTGAAGTAGTGATAGTAATTAAATGGATATTAAAGTAATGTTGGTGTCAAACGGATATTATTTTACAGAACTCTAACCACCTTTCAGTAATGGTTTCTGACAGAATGTCCGATTCTCTTCATAATCGCCAGTGCATGGTATATTTGCTTTTATCTTACGTATACTGTATTTGCATAAGTTGTTTCTAGTTTCTGAAATCGCGCTGTGAATTTATTGTTTCACATATTAAATTATAGTTAGACCTTTTGGCTAGAAAGGGACATGTCGATTTTCTGtacgtttgttttcttttagccaAAATCTGGGCAGCGGGGCATCTACACTGAGCCCAATATAAAGGACGgtaccccgaattttagcgttataaatcctcaAGCTTCTCGTAAGCTAGCGAATATTCGATTTTCAGCGAAAGTTTTCGCATGGTTTGTTTGAACGTAAAAATCGAACAATGGGCTTTTTGTAGCGCGGAAATTCAACCCTGTATTTTAGGTTTATTAGAACCAAAGGCATGAACCACGCAGTAACAATAAAGTGAGCTTTATAAGAACCAAAGGCATGAACAACGCAGTAACAATAAAGTGAGCTTTATTAGAACCAAATGCATGAACCACGCAGTAACAATAAAGTGAACCAAAGGCATGAACCACGCAGTAACAATAAAGTGAACCAGAGGCATGAACCACGCAGTAACAATAAAGTGAGCTTTATTAGAACCAAAGGCATGAACCACGCAGTAACAATAAAGTGAGCTTTATTAGAACCAAAGGCATGAACCACGCAGTAACAATAAAGTGAACCAGAGGCATGAACCACGCAGTAACAATAAAGTGAGCTTTATTAGAACCAAAGGCATGAACCACGCAGTAACAATAAAGTGAACCAGAGGCATGAACCACGCAGTAACAATAAAGTGAACCAGAGGCATGAACCACGCAGTAACAATAAAGTGAACCAAAGGTATGAACCACGCAGTAACAATAAAGTGAACCAGAGGCATGAACCACGCAGTAACAATAAAGTGAACCAGAGGCATGAACCACGCAGTAACAATAAAGTGAACCAGAGGCATGAACCACGCAGTAACAATAAAGTGAACCAAAGGTATGAACCACGCAGTAACAATAAAGTGAACCAGAGGCATGAACCACGCAGTAACAATAAAGTGAACCAGAGGCATGAACCACGCAGTAACAATAAAGTGAACCAAAGGCATGAACCACGCAGTAACAATAAAGTGAACCAAAGGCATGAACCACGCAGTAACAATAAAGTGAACCAGAGGTATGAACCACGCAGTAACAATAAAGTGAACCAAAGGCATGAACCACGCAGTAACAATAAAGTGAGCTTTATTAGAACCAAAGGCATGAACCACGCAGTAACAATAAAGTGAACCAAAGGTATGAACCACGCAGTAACAATAAAGTGA
This genomic window from Tachypleus tridentatus isolate NWPU-2018 chromosome 10, ASM421037v1, whole genome shotgun sequence contains:
- the LOC143229960 gene encoding uncharacterized protein LOC143229960 isoform X2, producing the protein MTPGPQVHPGRHTSNNSISAMFPTTEKGTGSSGGHTPSQEWQGVNTIDRQSVSSRPGSAGSHTPSQEWKGVNTIDRQSVSSRPGSAGSQTTSGSWSTAGTGYGRTYKSGALKRVSFGSSRGSMVETLVFDNTEDMDFSPLENHEGLSPSRVRVSLFESQKPVLVLTPESTKFPFDFIIPSNMTSTPSTEAPSYGPKKSSENGIDNPFRPDGDLSKEAESIVCLIKEGKPITPTKGEREDSGLEDLVQEPTVDEVDKAKEVNIVPSVANSVTSAKADVNGDAPKTASPSEPAIVEVQHGIVVPPADSSQVESVVIKKKPKCRCCVIQ
- the LOC143229960 gene encoding uncharacterized protein LOC143229960 isoform X1, with the protein product MTPGPQVHPGRHTSNNSISAMFPTTEKGTGSSGGHTPSQEWQGVNTIDRQSVSSRPGSAGSHTPSQEWKGVNTIDRQSVSSRPGSAGSQTTSGSWSTAGTGYGRTYKSGALKRVSFGSSRGSMVETLVFDNTEDIDFSPLENHEGLSPSRVRVSLFESQKPVLVLTPESTKFPFDFIIPSNMTSTPSTEAPSYGPKKSSENGIDNPFRPDGDLSKEAESIVCLIKEGKPITPTKGEREDSGLEDLVQEPTVDEVDKAKEVNIVPSVANSVTSAKADVNGDAPKTASPSEPAIVEVQHGIVVPPADSSQVESVVIKKKPKCRCCVIQ